The following are encoded in a window of Clostridium thermarum genomic DNA:
- a CDS encoding extracellular solute-binding protein gives MKKVKKLVALAASLAVVASLGAGCKKEETKDTPSPSTTETTAPEEGALDLSEHVELNLYLMGDQAKDHDLILAELNKLTERDLNASVKITYSTWTDFGTKYNLMLTSGEPMDLVYSANWLTYAQYAKNDAFIDLTDLIPKYAPKLLEQIGEDRWDGVKVDGKIYGVPNQNPEFVQGVFIYREDLRKKHNLPEINSVDTIEAYLAGIKQNEPDIMPTNEAGSDAYDNLFIFTTPYEIVDTGDKGTSNLVIDPKDPTKVLATIETPEYKPFMEKMKSWADQGFWSKSALSLTEDGVTAFENGKAAASFNSTLAKAKGTVETLLKKHPEWEVGIFEYNRLMNKVHASAPTQNLTAIPQASEHPERALALLEKLMTDREYYDLMQYGIKDVSYELTANNEIDFSNIDSDKHGAPSSWAWRNDALSYKQVGTWEKWQSIIEENKKLATPNPLDAFILDQTPVQTEVAAINQVKNQYGKPLQAGLVKNVEESYNTLLTQSKNAGLDKYREEVQKQIEAYFSTR, from the coding sequence ATGAAAAAGGTGAAAAAGCTGGTTGCTCTTGCTGCTTCTTTAGCAGTAGTAGCTTCATTAGGAGCAGGATGTAAGAAAGAAGAAACTAAAGATACACCTTCTCCATCAACAACTGAAACAACTGCTCCAGAAGAGGGTGCATTAGACCTTAGCGAGCATGTTGAACTAAATTTATACCTTATGGGAGACCAAGCTAAGGACCATGATTTAATACTTGCAGAATTGAATAAGCTAACTGAAAGAGATCTAAATGCTTCAGTAAAGATTACTTACTCAACATGGACAGACTTTGGTACAAAGTATAACCTAATGCTTACTTCAGGGGAGCCAATGGACTTGGTTTATTCAGCTAACTGGTTAACTTATGCACAATATGCAAAGAATGATGCTTTCATCGATTTAACAGATTTAATACCTAAATATGCACCAAAACTGCTTGAACAGATAGGTGAGGACAGATGGGATGGAGTAAAGGTTGATGGAAAAATATATGGTGTTCCAAACCAGAATCCGGAATTTGTACAAGGTGTTTTCATATACAGAGAAGATTTGAGAAAGAAACATAACTTACCGGAAATTAACTCAGTAGATACTATAGAAGCTTACCTTGCAGGTATTAAGCAGAATGAACCGGATATTATGCCTACAAATGAAGCTGGTTCAGACGCATATGACAACCTATTTATTTTCACAACTCCTTATGAAATAGTTGATACAGGTGACAAGGGTACTTCAAATCTTGTAATCGATCCTAAGGATCCAACAAAAGTGTTAGCAACAATAGAAACACCAGAATATAAGCCCTTCATGGAAAAAATGAAGTCTTGGGCAGATCAAGGTTTCTGGTCAAAGAGTGCACTTTCCTTAACTGAAGATGGTGTAACAGCCTTCGAAAACGGTAAAGCTGCAGCTTCCTTCAACTCTACATTAGCAAAGGCAAAGGGTACAGTTGAAACTTTACTAAAGAAGCATCCAGAATGGGAAGTTGGTATTTTTGAATACAACAGATTGATGAACAAGGTTCATGCATCAGCTCCAACTCAGAACTTAACAGCTATACCACAAGCATCAGAACATCCAGAAAGAGCATTAGCATTACTTGAAAAGTTAATGACAGACAGAGAATACTATGATCTAATGCAGTATGGTATAAAGGATGTTTCCTATGAATTGACAGCCAATAATGAAATAGACTTTAGTAATATAGATTCCGACAAGCATGGAGCTCCATCCTCATGGGCTTGGAGAAATGATGCTCTATCCTATAAGCAAGTTGGAACATGGGAAAAGTGGCAATCAATAATTGAAGAGAACAAGAAACTTGCTACTCCAAATCCTCTAGATGCGTTCATATTGGATCAAACACCGGTTCAGACCGAAGTAGCTGCAATCAATCAAGTTAAGAACCAATATGGTAAGCCACTTCAAGCAGGTCTTGTAAAAAATGTGGAAGAATCATACAATACATTATTAACTCAATCCAAGAATGCTGGCTTAGATAAATATCGTGAAGAAGTTCAAAAACAGATAGAAGCATACTTTAGTACCAGATAG
- a CDS encoding AraC family transcriptional regulator: protein MTFKYKRKDRVYFKMLTMTIAVIEIFIITVSGTLFFNMRNNMLKQLYEIHIEDLKKSTSDIQATINMIKSTSIQIRYDQYINLLCSYNEPDATQFIPALEQMTNYRRAVSNIDSIYVYNAERFYISDENAPNLIQNKEEFIDKSIVEIIDKHRSYETHTPIPRMIADLKTGEETIGYSFLFYDKVAVGPNSVIIINLSNQWLKRVTNQMKQLGSTKNIITDGSGRVIISDGDEEPLSILKEKYIRDIASNSINSGYVIEEVNGEKCLITYIKMPELDWNLISVTPFKVASKSISGVLVKVLLLCGFIVLVGIGAAIFLSRKLYDPVEDLLKKLSEYEIQQMDILEENKRKFLSNFIYHSKELQETFIKKGFEEYSIGLSVILPYVLILVRIDTKHVSSEDVKDFNLIKFAVTNIAKEILQGRYKTEFIYVSEDELLFIINGDIDDENYKDIIDKDIQEIQKLIYNYFKAVLSISISNKIIPYKNLQKSFEYLKEGARNEFFHDGGAIVTYEEIENRTKVKYSYPEHKGKEIVSALTTGKVEKAKELYMEVINELEKCNYSTFEIYSTFLFWEVSQGIKNIRLAESNNWVEKLEALTTEMSSVESINTFNQVVFQIFEGIAESYKTSSSSKYENIAKNVMEIIDQRYGDINLSVESVADEIGFTASYITKIFKQHTGKTVIEYINEKRIECAKALLTQTSHSVAVIAEKCGFANITYFHRAFKKVVGITPSVYRNTYK, encoded by the coding sequence ATGACATTTAAGTACAAACGCAAAGATAGAGTGTATTTTAAAATGCTGACAATGACTATTGCAGTAATTGAGATATTTATTATCACGGTTTCAGGAACGTTGTTCTTCAATATGAGAAATAACATGCTTAAGCAGCTATATGAAATTCATATTGAAGACCTAAAAAAATCAACCAGTGATATTCAAGCTACCATTAACATGATAAAAAGTACAAGCATTCAAATAAGATATGATCAATATATAAATCTTTTGTGCAGCTATAATGAACCCGATGCCACTCAATTTATACCTGCCCTAGAACAGATGACTAACTATAGACGTGCAGTAAGCAATATAGATTCTATATATGTATATAATGCCGAAAGATTTTATATAAGTGATGAAAATGCACCTAATTTAATTCAGAACAAGGAAGAATTTATAGATAAGAGCATTGTAGAGATTATCGATAAACATAGATCCTATGAAACTCATACTCCAATTCCAAGAATGATTGCAGATTTAAAAACCGGCGAAGAAACCATAGGTTATAGTTTTCTTTTCTATGATAAAGTAGCCGTAGGACCTAATAGTGTTATCATAATAAATCTAAGCAACCAATGGCTTAAAAGGGTTACGAATCAAATGAAGCAATTGGGCAGTACAAAGAATATAATAACAGACGGAAGCGGAAGAGTCATAATAAGTGATGGAGATGAAGAGCCTTTAAGCATTCTCAAAGAGAAATATATTAGGGATATTGCTTCCAATTCCATTAACAGTGGATATGTAATAGAAGAAGTGAATGGAGAGAAATGTTTAATTACGTATATAAAAATGCCGGAATTAGATTGGAACCTGATATCTGTAACACCATTCAAGGTTGCCAGCAAGAGTATATCCGGAGTACTTGTAAAGGTTTTACTTCTCTGTGGATTTATAGTTCTTGTAGGTATAGGTGCTGCTATCTTCCTGTCAAGAAAGTTGTATGACCCTGTAGAGGACCTTTTAAAGAAACTGTCAGAGTATGAGATTCAACAGATGGATATTCTAGAGGAAAATAAAAGAAAGTTCTTATCAAACTTTATTTATCATAGCAAGGAGTTGCAGGAGACCTTTATTAAAAAAGGTTTTGAGGAGTATAGCATAGGCCTATCTGTAATCTTACCCTATGTTCTGATTCTTGTTAGAATAGACACAAAACATGTTTCATCAGAAGACGTAAAGGACTTTAATCTCATTAAGTTTGCTGTCACCAATATTGCTAAGGAAATATTACAAGGAAGATATAAAACAGAGTTTATATATGTTTCTGAAGACGAGTTACTGTTCATAATAAATGGAGACATAGACGATGAGAATTACAAAGATATAATTGATAAGGACATTCAGGAGATTCAGAAACTTATATACAATTACTTTAAAGCTGTTCTTTCTATTAGTATAAGCAATAAAATAATTCCCTATAAAAACCTTCAAAAATCCTTTGAGTATTTAAAGGAAGGGGCAAGAAATGAATTCTTTCATGATGGTGGAGCCATCGTTACTTATGAAGAAATTGAAAATAGAACTAAAGTGAAATATTCATATCCCGAACACAAAGGTAAAGAAATAGTTTCAGCACTTACAACCGGTAAGGTTGAAAAGGCAAAAGAGTTATACATGGAAGTTATTAATGAACTTGAAAAGTGTAACTACTCCACTTTTGAAATTTATTCCACCTTTTTATTCTGGGAGGTCAGCCAGGGAATAAAAAACATAAGGCTAGCTGAAAGTAATAATTGGGTTGAAAAATTGGAGGCTTTAACTACTGAAATGTCCAGTGTTGAAAGCATAAATACATTCAATCAAGTTGTTTTCCAGATCTTTGAGGGCATAGCAGAAAGCTATAAGACCAGCAGTTCTTCAAAGTATGAAAATATTGCTAAGAATGTTATGGAGATAATTGACCAGCGATATGGAGATATTAATTTATCTGTTGAGTCTGTTGCAGATGAGATTGGATTTACTGCTTCTTATATTACTAAAATCTTTAAACAGCACACAGGGAAAACAGTAATAGAATATATTAACGAGAAGCGCATAGAATGTGCTAAAGCCTTACTAACTCAAACCTCCCACAGTGTAGCTGTCATAGCGGAAAAATGTGGCTTTGCAAATATAACTTACTTCCATAGGGCCTTTAAAAAAGTTGTTGGGATTACGCCTAGTGTATACAGGAATACCTACAAGTAG
- a CDS encoding cell wall-binding repeat-containing protein, which produces MNKPRIGNKFLRVTSLFQLIMFLMSLTLVQVPIKVQAETNTLVYNDFETGTGFTGGSGVTVTVDTAENASEEGTKSLKMEVTGNAGWPNVEGNYIDVVPAVGSSMDASEYANLVFYVKDMEGNNGVEVTLTSEDGAEKGLWVDKGVKGEWVKLKVSLASFTGVDLTKIIKIRLGEYNRGTYYFDDIYFEKPQVNPEIPELAPQWFQNFEYGDGFAPASTVTTSLERVDTATAYGFNSVKLTMSDNQGGNWDNSKNSVIITPMYLAPSLDPKDEDKKYDYERYMDVSNYKYMIFYVKDTSGSNDVHITITDINNKSWDFSSDPQKTVKNEWVKMVIPLDYNKDIDFTKISEIRLGMYWDWNNVYYFDDVYFAQNENDNPPNHGHTSLKLKYIDGTTVPYQNGIPMSSFEKQKSRVNIHLGGEWKKERVILDPQKSIATRDAAGIAAIEAEAEERYTVDFDDSSWTSKVLPAPENDLYADKAETKAGFEEYQGGVWYRRTFTVDEALEGKTLTLNFLGVNYFADVWVNGQYMGGHQGGYTPFAFDVTDVIKYGSENVIAVRVDNSAWDKSFSNGEILPYVTSDWLNYTGMIRPCYLEASDNIHIVRSDIKPLDTDGSIEVKTVLNNRANTAKNVELSYEVYEAEVTAENKTSEYAEDLLGAAANVVESRNVTLSDIAVDTLDAKIEDVKLWTPSTPNLYVLKVTAKVDGNVLDTYYTQFGVRTLGTDGDKLLLNGELAPYLAGVGRTEDHPTKGPAMNNEEQFKDFEIIKNTLKANFVRTGHFPANKTAYLYTDRLGLAVWQEIPAYWFSGEAFETQTNRGLARQMYMEMIYASYNRPSVWFNGTTNESGGQLSRVNYITDLKNAASLIDGTRLVGQSASGGDATDDSHRAADIIGMTMYQGVFTGVNAYNGTIDVLTQMHNKFPNKPILATEYGYWSSDGDTTITKQYEIFNTTFNAFTKLANTKEDGTENPDGFISGGAWWCAFNWYTEITKTQTMGLIHMDRVTPKEPLTSIFAEKYNRYTKVSDPATVKASGKSTWYNSLSSNSGVTAGDGAAIKSVALDGENGAVQATEVTASKATSITVLPQGGELAATNLANYDYFNFYVKDMNGENTISVIFTDNKGVSWEAEATAKTVKGQWTKLSVATGANIDHLDTAAVNKVNIKVPAEGKYYFNKLYFSTYINDPTPQVTPAGASIWYQDFENVETLEAGIGATAEIASDAALTGTRVAKLVTTQTGNPGTTKSSVIVTPKGSEVFDITDYGYVSLYVKDTQGSNTVLLVFKDKDGKIASQWTDTGSTKNTWTKVYAPLNAVKSSGIDTRNIVSIALAQWNAGTYYFDDIYFAKYPSDGPPAPGEVGGAQPTIVSISDITASIEKGGNFTLPRAVIATMSDNSTRAVDIVWTPNTVDTTKSGVFIFEGQVDGYDGKVKLTLSVIDTSDNTDETRDENVPLPDRASVTNTDTAVVISVINNVASSGSVTIDVANNKTVAKEIFDAIKGTNKTLIFKGDVVEWTFTGKDITETTKDIDMTVRIATLNSTTSENKALIGEKINNENVLVISFANNGQLPGRAKIKLKLDNAWLASRNKNNINIYYFNEVSKAIEPVASELTADSEGYVQFHITHNSDYIVSDKALTMVPVEPTIVRLGGADRYETSIKVSQAGWKTSEYVVLARGDEYADALTAAPFAKQLNAPILLTAPKALDARVKAELIRLKTKKVYVIGATGAISSGVVNAVSAMGIKVERIGGNDRYETALTIAKKMTNKSQVFLATGTNFADALSISSYAAATGSPILLTTKNSISAEVAKYIKDNNSKVYVIGGNGVIADTVMKSIAGAERIGGNDRYATNLAILNKFAAGFDFSVIYLATGANYPDAICSSALAGSKKAPIILVNSNDTNAQNAYIKTIGSRVKEVNVIGGAGVLPAETVQKVLK; this is translated from the coding sequence ATGAATAAACCTAGAATAGGCAACAAGTTTCTTAGGGTGACTTCATTATTTCAACTTATAATGTTTTTAATGTCACTGACCTTAGTCCAGGTACCCATAAAGGTACAGGCGGAAACAAACACTTTAGTATATAACGATTTTGAAACAGGCACAGGATTTACCGGAGGCAGTGGTGTAACTGTAACTGTTGATACAGCAGAAAATGCCAGTGAAGAAGGAACTAAAAGTTTAAAAATGGAGGTAACCGGTAATGCTGGTTGGCCCAATGTAGAAGGGAACTACATAGATGTGGTACCCGCTGTTGGATCATCCATGGATGCCAGTGAATATGCAAACCTTGTATTCTATGTTAAAGATATGGAAGGAAATAATGGCGTCGAAGTAACATTGACATCTGAGGATGGAGCTGAAAAAGGCTTATGGGTAGATAAGGGTGTAAAAGGTGAATGGGTTAAGCTGAAGGTATCTTTGGCTAGTTTTACCGGTGTAGATCTTACAAAGATAATAAAGATAAGATTAGGTGAGTATAATCGGGGAACCTATTATTTTGATGATATATACTTTGAAAAGCCTCAAGTTAACCCGGAAATACCAGAGCTTGCTCCACAATGGTTCCAAAACTTTGAATATGGCGATGGTTTTGCTCCCGCAAGCACAGTAACTACCTCACTGGAGAGGGTGGATACAGCAACAGCTTATGGTTTTAATTCCGTTAAGCTTACTATGTCAGATAATCAGGGGGGTAACTGGGATAACAGCAAAAACAGTGTAATTATTACCCCAATGTATTTGGCTCCTTCGCTTGATCCTAAGGATGAGGACAAAAAGTATGACTATGAGAGATATATGGATGTATCCAATTATAAATATATGATCTTTTATGTAAAAGATACAAGCGGAAGCAATGATGTTCATATAACTATCACAGATATTAATAATAAGTCATGGGATTTTTCATCAGATCCACAGAAGACTGTTAAAAATGAATGGGTTAAGATGGTCATTCCACTTGACTATAACAAAGATATCGACTTTACCAAGATAAGTGAAATAAGACTAGGAATGTATTGGGACTGGAACAACGTTTATTATTTTGATGATGTATATTTTGCTCAAAATGAAAACGATAACCCTCCTAATCATGGACATACAAGCTTAAAGCTTAAATATATAGATGGAACCACAGTGCCATATCAAAATGGCATTCCTATGAGCTCCTTTGAAAAACAAAAGTCCAGAGTAAATATTCACTTGGGTGGAGAATGGAAGAAGGAAAGAGTGATCTTGGATCCACAAAAGTCTATAGCTACAAGAGATGCAGCGGGAATAGCTGCTATTGAAGCTGAAGCAGAAGAAAGATATACTGTAGACTTTGATGACTCCTCTTGGACTTCTAAGGTACTTCCTGCACCGGAAAATGACCTTTATGCTGATAAGGCTGAAACAAAGGCTGGCTTTGAGGAATACCAAGGCGGTGTTTGGTATAGAAGAACCTTTACAGTAGATGAGGCTTTAGAAGGCAAAACCTTAACATTAAACTTCCTAGGTGTAAACTATTTTGCTGATGTTTGGGTTAATGGACAATATATGGGCGGACATCAGGGAGGCTATACACCCTTTGCCTTCGATGTGACAGATGTTATAAAATATGGGTCAGAAAATGTTATAGCAGTAAGAGTGGACAACTCAGCTTGGGATAAGTCCTTCTCCAATGGAGAAATACTCCCCTATGTAACCTCTGACTGGTTGAACTATACCGGTATGATTAGGCCTTGCTACCTTGAAGCTTCTGATAATATTCATATAGTGAGAAGCGATATTAAACCTCTTGATACAGATGGATCAATTGAAGTTAAAACAGTGCTTAACAATAGGGCCAATACTGCAAAAAATGTTGAGCTTTCCTATGAAGTTTATGAAGCTGAAGTTACTGCTGAAAACAAAACCAGTGAATATGCAGAAGACTTATTGGGGGCTGCCGCAAATGTAGTTGAAAGTCGAAATGTTACCTTGTCAGATATAGCTGTAGATACATTAGATGCAAAGATAGAGGATGTAAAGTTATGGACACCTTCAACACCAAATCTTTATGTATTAAAGGTTACTGCAAAGGTTGATGGTAATGTATTAGATACTTATTATACTCAATTCGGGGTAAGAACACTTGGCACTGACGGAGATAAGCTTCTTCTTAACGGTGAACTTGCACCTTACCTTGCCGGTGTAGGTAGAACAGAAGACCATCCCACCAAAGGCCCAGCAATGAATAATGAAGAGCAATTCAAAGACTTTGAAATAATAAAGAACACTTTAAAGGCTAATTTTGTTAGAACAGGTCACTTCCCGGCTAATAAAACTGCTTATTTATACACAGACAGATTAGGTTTGGCGGTTTGGCAGGAAATACCGGCCTACTGGTTCAGCGGAGAGGCCTTCGAAACGCAGACTAACCGTGGTTTAGCAAGACAAATGTATATGGAAATGATTTATGCTTCCTATAACAGGCCATCAGTATGGTTTAACGGAACTACAAATGAATCCGGCGGGCAACTTTCAAGAGTAAACTATATAACTGATTTAAAGAATGCAGCTAGCTTAATTGATGGAACAAGATTAGTTGGTCAGTCTGCTTCCGGCGGAGATGCAACCGATGATTCCCACAGGGCAGCTGATATAATAGGTATGACAATGTACCAAGGAGTATTTACAGGAGTTAATGCTTATAACGGTACCATAGATGTTCTAACTCAAATGCACAACAAGTTCCCTAATAAGCCAATACTGGCTACGGAATATGGATATTGGTCTTCTGACGGTGATACTACAATTACTAAGCAATATGAAATTTTTAATACAACCTTTAATGCATTTACTAAGCTTGCAAATACCAAGGAGGATGGCACAGAAAATCCTGATGGTTTTATAAGCGGTGGTGCTTGGTGGTGTGCCTTCAATTGGTATACAGAAATAACCAAGACCCAGACCATGGGACTTATCCATATGGATAGGGTAACTCCAAAGGAACCACTGACTAGTATTTTTGCAGAAAAGTATAACAGGTATACAAAGGTCAGTGATCCTGCTACAGTAAAGGCTTCAGGAAAATCTACCTGGTATAATAGCTTAAGTTCAAACAGCGGTGTTACCGCAGGAGATGGGGCAGCTATTAAATCAGTAGCTTTAGATGGTGAAAATGGCGCAGTTCAAGCAACTGAAGTTACTGCTTCTAAGGCGACAAGTATTACAGTTCTGCCACAGGGTGGAGAATTGGCGGCAACTAACTTAGCTAATTACGATTACTTTAACTTCTATGTTAAAGATATGAATGGAGAGAACACCATATCAGTTATATTCACAGATAACAAGGGAGTATCTTGGGAAGCAGAAGCTACAGCTAAGACGGTTAAAGGACAATGGACAAAGCTAAGCGTAGCAACAGGAGCAAATATAGACCATTTAGATACTGCTGCTGTTAATAAAGTGAACATAAAAGTACCTGCAGAAGGAAAGTATTATTTTAATAAGCTATACTTCTCAACTTATATTAATGACCCTACACCTCAGGTTACACCTGCAGGAGCCTCAATATGGTATCAAGACTTTGAAAATGTTGAGACTTTAGAGGCAGGCATAGGAGCTACAGCTGAAATAGCTTCAGATGCAGCATTGACGGGAACAAGGGTTGCAAAACTTGTAACTACACAGACCGGCAATCCGGGCACTACTAAGAGCAGTGTAATTGTAACACCAAAGGGATCAGAAGTTTTTGACATCACAGATTATGGTTATGTGTCCTTATATGTAAAAGACACTCAGGGATCAAATACTGTTCTTTTAGTTTTCAAAGACAAGGATGGAAAAATAGCAAGTCAGTGGACTGATACAGGCTCTACCAAGAATACCTGGACCAAGGTTTATGCACCATTGAATGCTGTTAAAAGCAGCGGAATTGATACTCGTAACATTGTATCAATAGCTCTTGCTCAGTGGAACGCAGGCACATATTACTTTGATGATATCTACTTTGCTAAATATCCGTCAGATGGCCCACCGGCACCGGGAGAGGTAGGAGGCGCACAGCCCACCATTGTAAGTATTTCAGATATAACAGCTTCTATAGAGAAAGGTGGCAATTTCACCTTACCAAGAGCAGTAATTGCAACAATGTCAGATAATAGTACAAGAGCTGTGGACATCGTATGGACACCAAATACTGTAGACACAACCAAATCCGGAGTATTTATATTTGAGGGACAAGTTGACGGTTATGATGGAAAAGTAAAGCTCACCCTATCTGTAATAGATACGAGTGATAACACAGATGAAACCAGAGATGAAAATGTACCGCTGCCGGATAGGGCAAGTGTTACTAATACGGACACTGCAGTTGTTATTTCAGTAATAAACAACGTAGCAAGCAGTGGAAGTGTAACCATAGATGTAGCTAATAACAAGACAGTAGCAAAGGAGATATTTGATGCTATAAAGGGGACGAATAAAACCCTTATATTCAAAGGAGATGTAGTTGAATGGACCTTTACAGGTAAGGACATCACAGAAACTACAAAGGATATAGACATGACAGTAAGAATTGCAACTTTAAATTCAACAACAAGTGAGAATAAAGCCTTAATAGGAGAAAAAATCAACAATGAAAATGTATTGGTAATATCCTTTGCAAATAACGGACAATTGCCCGGAAGAGCAAAGATAAAACTTAAACTCGATAATGCATGGTTAGCAAGCAGAAATAAGAACAATATAAATATCTATTACTTTAATGAGGTAAGTAAAGCAATAGAACCTGTAGCCAGTGAATTAACAGCAGATTCAGAAGGTTATGTACAGTTCCATATTACACATAACAGTGATTATATCGTATCAGACAAGGCTTTAACTATGGTACCGGTAGAGCCAACTATAGTAAGATTAGGCGGTGCAGACAGATATGAAACTTCTATTAAGGTTTCTCAGGCTGGCTGGAAAACTTCTGAATATGTAGTGCTGGCAAGAGGAGATGAATATGCAGATGCGCTGACCGCAGCACCATTTGCAAAACAGTTAAATGCACCGATACTTCTGACTGCACCTAAGGCTCTTGATGCTAGAGTAAAAGCAGAGTTAATAAGACTTAAGACCAAGAAGGTATATGTAATTGGCGCCACTGGAGCAATTTCTTCCGGAGTAGTAAATGCTGTATCTGCAATGGGTATCAAAGTAGAGAGAATAGGCGGAAATGACAGATATGAGACAGCTTTGACAATAGCTAAGAAGATGACAAATAAGAGTCAAGTATTCTTAGCCACCGGCACAAACTTTGCGGATGCACTCTCAATTTCTTCCTATGCAGCAGCCACTGGCAGTCCAATACTTCTAACAACTAAGAACTCAATTTCTGCTGAGGTTGCAAAATACATAAAAGACAACAACAGCAAGGTATATGTGATTGGGGGTAACGGAGTAATTGCAGACACCGTTATGAAGAGTATTGCAGGAGCTGAAAGAATAGGCGGAAATGACAGATATGCTACAAACTTAGCAATTCTAAATAAGTTTGCCGCAGGTTTTGACTTCTCTGTTATCTATCTTGCAACAGGAGCTAACTATCCGGATGCAATCTGTAGCTCCGCTTTAGCAGGAAGTAAGAAGGCTCCCATCATTCTGGTTAACAGTAATGATACAAATGCTCAAAATGCTTATATCAAGACAATAGGATCCAGGGTAAAGGAAGTTAATGTTATTGGCGGGGCAGGAGTATTGCCTGCTGAAACAGTTCAAAAGGTTTTAAAATAA
- a CDS encoding glycosyl hydrolase family 28 protein codes for MEVMTVKEKSKLPILILAISAILSVAFATYRIVDLISNSTKATLVLYDGPKLMRQAGDTKISVNGNPLFVYNAPVNNTHTWVENGNPPMDYTAMTYFDFEGTAKIEIELTEVTDISKVKVSPLSAGIKPKVNGNKITFTVKKPDQYTVEYNDSVETAIHIFANPLEQDLPDFNDKNVIYVGPGLWNIDNVGLESGQTLYLSGGAVVYGTIRANNVENVTVRGRGIMDGSLWSSWKNEGQIARVPIDFVNSKNIYVEGIIFMNPNAWTFNSLSSENATIDNIKIISARQNGDGITLQSCKNFTVTNSFVRSWDDSLVVKNYEGNSDNITFDNIKVWTDLAQSCEIGYETNKGQRENAVISNITFKNITVLHNFHKPVISIHNSDDATVRDIRYSNIIVEDAQMGEGDAGANKQLIDFTIMGSGWSATKERGHIKNITVENVKILSGKAAPSRIIGFDKDHMVENVKIKGLNILGKDIKSSEDANLETNEYVSGIVFE; via the coding sequence ATGGAAGTTATGACAGTGAAAGAAAAAAGTAAATTGCCAATATTAATATTAGCAATTTCAGCAATATTATCTGTTGCCTTTGCAACCTATAGGATAGTAGATTTAATTTCAAATTCAACAAAGGCTACATTAGTGCTCTATGATGGGCCCAAGCTAATGAGGCAAGCAGGCGACACAAAGATTAGCGTCAATGGGAATCCTCTTTTTGTGTATAATGCACCTGTAAATAATACACATACATGGGTGGAAAATGGAAATCCGCCAATGGATTATACGGCCATGACATATTTTGACTTTGAAGGCACTGCTAAGATAGAGATTGAACTGACTGAGGTTACAGACATATCAAAGGTTAAAGTATCACCACTATCAGCTGGTATTAAGCCGAAAGTAAACGGTAACAAAATTACTTTTACCGTAAAAAAACCAGACCAATATACTGTTGAATACAATGACAGCGTTGAGACAGCTATACACATATTTGCAAATCCCCTGGAGCAGGATCTTCCTGATTTTAACGATAAGAATGTCATCTACGTAGGTCCGGGCTTATGGAATATAGATAATGTAGGGCTAGAAAGTGGACAGACACTATACCTTTCCGGGGGAGCTGTAGTCTATGGAACAATAAGGGCTAATAACGTAGAAAATGTAACTGTACGTGGAAGGGGAATAATGGATGGAAGCCTCTGGTCAAGTTGGAAGAATGAAGGCCAAATAGCAAGGGTGCCGATAGACTTTGTAAATTCAAAAAATATCTACGTAGAAGGTATCATATTCATGAATCCCAATGCATGGACTTTTAATTCATTGAGTTCGGAAAATGCCACAATTGATAACATAAAAATCATATCTGCAAGGCAGAACGGAGACGGAATAACACTGCAATCCTGCAAGAATTTCACAGTTACCAATTCCTTTGTGAGATCCTGGGATGATAGCTTGGTAGTTAAGAACTACGAAGGAAACTCAGACAATATTACTTTTGACAACATAAAGGTTTGGACGGACCTTGCCCAATCCTGCGAAATAGGTTATGAAACCAACAAAGGACAGAGGGAAAATGCTGTTATTAGCAATATTACTTTTAAGAACATAACTGTTTTGCACAATTTTCATAAGCCTGTAATAAGCATTCATAACTCAGACGATGCAACAGTTCGGGATATCCGCTACAGCAATATAATTGTAGAAGATGCCCAAATGGGTGAAGGAGATGCCGGTGCAAACAAGCAATTGATAGACTTTACTATCATGGGCAGCGGTTGGTCTGCTACAAAAGAAAGAGGACATATAAAAAATATCACTGTAGAAAATGTAAAGATTTTGAGCGGAAAAGCTGCACCTTCCAGAATAATTGGCTTTGATAAAGACCATATGGTTGAGAATGTAAAGATAAAGGGGCTCAACATTCTTGGTAAAGACATAAAGTCATCAGAAGATGCAAACCTTGAAACTAACGAATATGTCTCAGGTATCGTCTTTGAGTAA